The following are from one region of the Pseudodesulfovibrio piezophilus C1TLV30 genome:
- the dnaA gene encoding chromosomal replication initiator protein DnaA: MMKTAWKQILRSLEKSLNPGVYTVWIKPLRGTVEGNKLILTAPNDFVANWVRDRLLQVIREAATQVMGSEPKISISASTEKKTKPAMTTVRTKPLGKAPSATPLGLPIVNTPKPIPVQNWRFSFDDFVVGSSNELACAASRSICDTAFVSDHLFLSSEPGLGKTHLLHSVGQQLCATANKKNVRVACLSSENFATRMVLAIRGKQIDQFKAQFRESIDVLLLEDVHFFQGKEKMQEELLCTMGALRERGCKVVLTSSFMPKDFSGVDSRLVSRFCSGFLAHINRPDMETRRRIVQEKARKLQVDVPVEVTELLAERITTDIRQLESCLNNMVLKARLLNRAVTMNLAWEVLDNYAVQNPTPDFGHIIEFICKSYSLSEEELKSKSRKRQIVLARNTAFYLARKHTELSLKSIGEKLGRRHSTVLKGITKVEREISLQTPLGRQLEKTTERLTP, from the coding sequence ATGATGAAGACTGCGTGGAAGCAAATACTCCGTTCACTCGAAAAGAGCCTCAATCCTGGCGTGTATACCGTCTGGATCAAGCCTCTCAGAGGCACTGTCGAAGGCAATAAACTGATACTTACCGCACCGAATGATTTTGTTGCTAATTGGGTTCGGGACAGACTTCTTCAGGTCATCCGCGAGGCCGCAACCCAGGTAATGGGGAGTGAGCCTAAGATAAGCATATCTGCAAGCACCGAAAAGAAAACAAAACCGGCCATGACGACTGTACGGACAAAACCGTTGGGTAAGGCTCCATCGGCGACTCCGTTGGGATTGCCCATTGTCAATACGCCAAAACCTATTCCGGTTCAAAATTGGCGTTTTTCTTTTGACGACTTTGTCGTTGGTTCCAGTAATGAACTGGCTTGTGCGGCAAGCCGCTCTATCTGTGACACCGCTTTTGTTTCCGATCACCTCTTTTTGAGTTCTGAGCCAGGGCTCGGCAAGACGCATCTGCTGCATTCAGTGGGGCAACAACTTTGTGCAACCGCCAATAAAAAGAATGTCCGGGTTGCCTGTCTTTCGTCAGAGAATTTTGCCACTCGGATGGTCCTTGCCATACGGGGAAAGCAGATCGATCAGTTCAAAGCTCAATTCCGTGAAAGTATTGATGTCTTGCTTCTTGAAGATGTGCATTTTTTTCAGGGTAAGGAGAAGATGCAGGAAGAACTGCTCTGTACGATGGGGGCATTACGTGAACGTGGCTGCAAAGTGGTCCTGACCAGCTCGTTCATGCCTAAAGACTTTTCCGGGGTCGACTCCCGCTTGGTCTCTCGGTTTTGTTCTGGCTTTCTGGCCCATATCAATAGGCCTGATATGGAGACTCGCCGCCGGATCGTACAGGAGAAGGCTCGCAAGCTTCAGGTGGATGTTCCTGTTGAAGTTACCGAGTTGCTTGCCGAACGAATCACGACTGATATCCGCCAGCTTGAGAGCTGTTTGAACAACATGGTCCTGAAAGCTCGCTTACTCAACCGAGCAGTAACCATGAATCTCGCATGGGAAGTGCTGGATAACTATGCTGTCCAGAATCCGACTCCGGATTTCGGACATATTATTGAGTTTATTTGTAAAAGTTACTCACTCTCGGAAGAAGAACTGAAATCCAAAAGCCGCAAACGACAAATTGTTCTGGCTCGGAACACCGCTTTTTATCTGGCCCGCAAGCACACTGAACTTTCTCTTAAATCCATTGGTGAAAAGTTGGGTCGCCGGCATTCCACAGTCCTCAAAGGCATCACCAAAGTTGAGCGGGAAATTTCTCTTCAGACCCCATTGGGGCGTCAGCTAGAGAAGACAACAGAGCGACTTACTCCTTAA
- the tsaB gene encoding tRNA (adenosine(37)-N6)-threonylcarbamoyltransferase complex dimerization subunit type 1 TsaB yields MISADSFHNSQKLLLAMGGTEERLQLVLGKPTQTGYQMVASREWTVPRESLRVLTAGLKETLDTLGLTVSDIGRIACVRGPGSFTGLRLVLAAAEGLAAGCNASLAGIDYLAMLARGPAPLLSGTLHVMTYARKGLVYLRTFNTPSMEEIFPLTSLSLDAATEQILAQGTQAVVMGSGLRKNQTYFDDFQKTHTGFTFLSKIWDNASPELLLETAAVAEFDEAHITPLYVRVTDAEDNLADIAKKRGLDPREARKRLDELQNR; encoded by the coding sequence ATGATTTCCGCAGACTCCTTTCATAACTCGCAGAAACTGCTTCTCGCTATGGGCGGGACTGAAGAACGGTTACAGCTGGTTTTAGGAAAGCCGACGCAAACCGGGTACCAGATGGTAGCCTCACGAGAATGGACTGTACCGAGAGAATCCCTCCGAGTCCTGACTGCCGGACTGAAAGAGACCCTGGACACCCTCGGTCTCACAGTGTCCGATATAGGTCGTATCGCTTGTGTACGTGGCCCCGGCAGCTTTACCGGGCTGAGACTTGTCCTTGCAGCAGCCGAAGGCCTTGCTGCCGGATGTAACGCATCTCTGGCTGGAATTGATTACCTCGCCATGCTCGCGAGAGGACCGGCCCCCCTGCTCTCCGGCACCCTGCATGTCATGACGTACGCACGCAAAGGACTCGTCTACCTCAGGACATTCAACACTCCGTCCATGGAAGAAATCTTCCCCCTCACATCACTCTCACTTGATGCCGCAACTGAGCAAATTCTTGCCCAGGGCACACAAGCTGTTGTGATGGGGAGTGGCCTTCGCAAGAATCAAACCTATTTTGATGATTTCCAGAAAACCCACACAGGCTTTACCTTTCTTTCAAAAATATGGGATAATGCTTCACCTGAGCTTCTTCTGGAAACTGCCGCTGTTGCCGAGTTTGACGAAGCCCATATCACCCCGCTGTATGTGCGGGTCACAGATGCAGAGGATAACCTTGCTGATATTGCAAAAAAACGCGGCCTCGACCCACGAGAAGCCCGCAAAAGGCTTGATGAACTCCAAAATAGGTAA
- the rseP gene encoding RIP metalloprotease RseP: MLISAIAIVVALGGLIFFHELGHFAVARLFGMGVKAFSLGFGPRLAGTVSGKTEYKLSLIPLGGYVQLAGEDGEEEEDGFSDEELFSSRPAWQRMCVVAAGPFFNFLLAFIIFWFLALAQGQGIILPTVGGIMADTPAASAGFRLDDRVLSIDGTSINSWTKMVTTIRESGEKSLEFIVERDGQTVTLSVTPKVNTVKNLFGEEVTVPMVGISQGGKVEYHPIDGTGAGLALEHTWNMAHVVIKGFLSIIERLIPVESIGGPIMLAQMVHDSAQTGIYALLNMVAIISINLAIINLLPIPVLDGGHILFFGLELIFRRPLSDRWKALAMRFGIMILLLLMALAIFNDFRRLLS; the protein is encoded by the coding sequence ATGCTGATAAGTGCCATCGCTATTGTAGTGGCCCTCGGAGGGCTTATTTTCTTTCACGAGCTCGGCCACTTTGCCGTAGCACGTCTCTTTGGAATGGGCGTCAAGGCTTTCTCCCTTGGGTTTGGTCCAAGACTGGCCGGGACCGTCTCGGGAAAAACCGAATATAAACTGTCCCTCATTCCATTAGGGGGATATGTTCAACTGGCAGGGGAAGATGGTGAAGAAGAGGAAGATGGATTTTCTGACGAGGAACTTTTTTCCAGCCGCCCGGCATGGCAACGCATGTGCGTTGTCGCTGCTGGTCCTTTTTTCAATTTTCTTCTCGCTTTTATAATCTTCTGGTTTCTTGCACTCGCTCAAGGGCAGGGAATCATTCTTCCTACCGTTGGCGGAATAATGGCCGACACTCCTGCGGCTTCGGCCGGATTCCGACTGGATGACCGGGTACTCTCAATTGATGGAACCTCCATCAATTCGTGGACAAAAATGGTCACTACAATCCGTGAAAGCGGAGAAAAAAGTCTCGAATTTATTGTTGAACGGGACGGTCAAACAGTCACTCTTTCCGTCACTCCCAAAGTCAATACCGTTAAGAATCTTTTTGGCGAGGAAGTCACTGTCCCCATGGTTGGCATCAGTCAAGGAGGCAAGGTCGAATACCACCCAATAGATGGAACCGGAGCCGGTCTTGCTCTGGAGCACACATGGAATATGGCTCACGTTGTGATCAAAGGTTTCCTCTCCATCATCGAACGACTGATTCCCGTTGAAAGCATCGGGGGGCCAATCATGCTGGCTCAAATGGTTCATGACAGCGCCCAGACCGGCATATATGCCCTTCTCAATATGGTTGCCATCATCTCCATCAACCTGGCAATTATCAATTTGTTGCCTATCCCTGTACTTGATGGTGGGCACATTCTGTTCTTTGGCTTGGAGCTTATTTTCAGGCGCCCTTTGAGCGACCGCTGGAAAGCTCTGGCGATGCGTTTTGGCATCATGATCCTCCTCCTCCTTATGGCATTGGCTATTTTCAATGATTTCCGCAGACTCCTTTCATAA
- the dxr gene encoding 1-deoxy-D-xylulose-5-phosphate reductoisomerase, which translates to MQTYISPWPLSVPQPDFPRSICILGATGSIGTSALKVIRKHPDLFTVTALAGGANAKRLAQLCVTFRPPHVGVLNEQVRQDFISYLPCGYTPEIHVGPEGYATLAALNSVDLVLSSIVGAAGFIPTLAAAQAGKMIGLANKESLVLGGHVIRKECHASGATIFPVDSEHNALFQGLVGHQSSQDENTDLKRLILTASGGPFRGRNKNFLQTVTRDQALAHPNWDMGAKISIDSATLMNKGLEVIEACHLYGVPVEKIDVVVHAQSIIHSLVEYMDGSQLAHLGNPDMQIPIAHCLCFPRRVEVDVPQLNLAQVGTLTFEDPDEEAFPCLRLAREAFAAGQSHPIVLNAVNEVAVAAFLNEKIHFLDIPQMIEQALTSHQAVKVDTPSAILELDRITREEAESSL; encoded by the coding sequence GTGCAAACGTATATTTCTCCCTGGCCGCTTTCTGTCCCTCAACCTGATTTTCCTCGCTCAATCTGCATACTAGGAGCCACAGGCTCCATAGGGACAAGTGCACTCAAGGTTATCCGCAAACACCCGGATCTATTTACGGTGACAGCTCTTGCGGGCGGCGCTAATGCCAAACGGCTGGCACAGTTATGTGTAACGTTTCGCCCTCCGCATGTCGGTGTTCTGAATGAACAGGTCAGACAGGATTTCATCAGTTATCTCCCGTGCGGATATACGCCGGAAATACATGTCGGACCAGAAGGATATGCGACGCTTGCCGCGCTGAACAGTGTCGACCTCGTTCTTTCCAGCATCGTTGGCGCAGCTGGATTCATTCCCACCTTGGCAGCCGCTCAGGCAGGAAAAATGATTGGCCTTGCAAACAAGGAATCCCTGGTCCTTGGCGGGCATGTGATCCGTAAGGAATGCCATGCATCCGGTGCTACGATATTTCCTGTTGATTCAGAGCATAATGCCCTCTTTCAAGGACTTGTCGGACACCAAAGTAGCCAGGACGAAAACACTGACTTGAAGCGCCTGATACTGACTGCCTCTGGCGGTCCCTTCAGAGGCAGGAATAAAAACTTCTTGCAAACGGTGACACGAGACCAGGCTCTTGCTCATCCCAATTGGGACATGGGTGCCAAGATATCTATTGATTCTGCGACGTTGATGAATAAAGGGCTTGAAGTCATAGAGGCCTGCCATCTCTATGGAGTACCGGTTGAAAAGATTGATGTCGTTGTGCATGCTCAATCAATCATCCATTCGCTGGTCGAATACATGGATGGGTCACAACTCGCTCACTTGGGAAATCCGGATATGCAGATTCCCATTGCTCACTGTCTCTGCTTTCCCCGACGTGTTGAGGTCGATGTCCCACAACTCAACCTCGCCCAAGTTGGGACGCTGACATTTGAAGACCCTGATGAAGAAGCTTTCCCCTGCTTACGCCTCGCCCGCGAGGCTTTTGCCGCCGGACAAAGCCACCCGATAGTTCTCAATGCTGTCAATGAAGTTGCTGTAGCTGCTTTTCTCAATGAAAAAATACACTTTCTTGACATCCCCCAAATGATCGAACAGGCACTGACCTCTCATCAAGCTGTGAAAGTTGACACTCCGTCTGCTATTTTAGAGCTTGACCGCATCACTCGGGAAGAAGCAGAGTCTTCTCTCTAG
- a CDS encoding phosphatidate cytidylyltransferase — protein MDISLHKKRIVTAIGLALIPILALVFQGWVFFTVLALFCSFTLWEFYNLFKSHQGIKTVKSLGAIYTFLLLAAFSTGNLLYPALVFMSAFWTAAFIFLFRYSTDLNASFVQAMIFLTGLLYIPVNFHFFLHFNRWECALVIGAAAISDTAAFYSGSLWGKKKIWPKVSPKKSWAGSIGGMTACTVLISVYGLIFGHASLWQWIFLGIILNIAAQMGDFFESALKRSLAVKDSGSILPGHGGLLDRVDSMLLVVPAYGLMRMVHPYFQ, from the coding sequence ATGGACATATCTCTTCATAAAAAAAGAATTGTTACAGCGATAGGCCTCGCGCTTATCCCGATTCTTGCTCTCGTCTTCCAAGGTTGGGTATTTTTTACTGTCCTTGCACTTTTCTGCTCCTTTACTCTCTGGGAGTTTTACAATCTTTTCAAGTCACACCAGGGTATCAAGACTGTCAAAAGTCTAGGGGCCATTTATACTTTTCTTTTACTGGCAGCTTTTTCGACGGGTAATCTTCTCTACCCTGCCCTGGTTTTCATGAGTGCCTTCTGGACAGCGGCCTTCATTTTTCTCTTTCGCTACAGCACAGACCTGAATGCATCATTTGTTCAGGCTATGATTTTTTTGACAGGACTTCTTTATATACCTGTCAATTTTCACTTTTTTTTGCATTTTAACAGATGGGAATGCGCTCTTGTCATTGGAGCGGCGGCCATTTCGGATACTGCAGCGTTTTATAGCGGGTCCCTGTGGGGCAAGAAAAAGATCTGGCCCAAAGTCAGCCCGAAAAAATCCTGGGCAGGCAGTATCGGGGGGATGACTGCATGCACTGTGTTGATATCCGTCTATGGCTTAATTTTTGGGCATGCATCCCTTTGGCAATGGATATTCCTTGGTATTATTCTCAATATTGCCGCTCAAATGGGTGACTTCTTCGAATCCGCTCTGAAGCGCTCCCTTGCGGTCAAAGATTCCGGCTCCATACTGCCCGGTCATGGAGGATTGCTGGATCGCGTGGACTCCATGCTTCTGGTTGTTCCCGCATATGGTCTGATGCGCATGGTTCACCCTTATTTTCAATAA
- a CDS encoding isoprenyl transferase codes for MDTTSIPAHIAIIMDGNGRWAKQRGLPRTEGHKAGTETARTVVSRCHELGIKHLTLYTFSKENWSRPKAEVKTLFELLTAFLKREEKSLKEQGVKLNVLGDINDMPMTVRQVLKHVMRQTQECSTMTLNLALNYSGRDEILRATRALLEKGLESSEITEEIFSNELWTAGQPDPDLIIRTSGELRLSNYLLFQCAYSELYFTDIYWPDFSSDELDKALVELGHRQRRFGKTSDQLT; via the coding sequence TTGGACACTACCTCTATACCTGCCCACATTGCCATCATTATGGATGGCAATGGGCGGTGGGCGAAACAGCGCGGGCTTCCTCGAACTGAAGGCCATAAAGCCGGAACCGAGACAGCTCGCACCGTTGTATCGCGCTGCCATGAGTTAGGAATTAAACACCTGACTCTTTACACTTTTTCAAAAGAAAACTGGTCACGTCCCAAGGCTGAAGTAAAAACTCTCTTTGAGTTGCTGACCGCATTTCTCAAACGGGAAGAAAAGAGTCTGAAAGAACAAGGGGTCAAACTCAATGTTCTCGGCGATATCAATGACATGCCCATGACGGTTCGTCAGGTCCTCAAACATGTCATGCGCCAGACACAGGAATGCTCGACAATGACTCTCAACCTTGCCCTGAACTATTCGGGCCGGGACGAAATTCTTCGTGCCACCAGAGCACTGCTAGAAAAAGGACTTGAATCCTCTGAAATAACAGAGGAAATTTTTTCAAATGAACTCTGGACAGCAGGTCAACCCGACCCGGATCTAATCATCAGAACAAGTGGAGAACTTCGTCTCTCCAATTACCTTCTTTTCCAATGCGCCTATTCTGAATTGTACTTTACAGATATCTACTGGCCGGATTTTTCATCTGATGAACTTGATAAAGCTCTTGTTGAACTTGGTCACCGGCAACGTAGATTCGGCAAAACGAGCGATCAATTGACCTAA
- the frr gene encoding ribosome recycling factor: MQSLLEDGKKRMTGALTALDKDFGKLRTGRATTSLVDNIVVDYYGTPTPISQLASVSIPDSKTVSIQPWDKGAFGAVEKAIMNSDLGLTPVNDGKIIRIGIPPLTEERRKDLVKIAKKYTEECKIAIRNVRRDLNDSLKAMEKEKDISEDEKKKGEADVQKLTDDYVKESDQAFVAKEKEILEI, translated from the coding sequence ATGCAATCTCTGCTCGAAGATGGAAAAAAACGCATGACCGGGGCTTTGACAGCCTTGGACAAGGATTTTGGAAAATTGCGCACAGGGCGTGCTACGACATCCCTGGTGGACAACATTGTCGTGGACTACTACGGCACCCCTACCCCCATAAGCCAGTTGGCCTCAGTCTCCATCCCTGACTCTAAGACTGTCAGCATCCAACCATGGGATAAAGGCGCATTCGGAGCCGTGGAAAAGGCAATCATGAATTCCGATCTCGGTCTGACCCCTGTCAACGATGGCAAGATCATCCGTATCGGCATTCCACCTCTCACAGAGGAACGCAGAAAAGATTTGGTCAAAATAGCCAAAAAATACACTGAAGAATGCAAAATAGCCATTCGCAATGTTCGCCGCGATTTGAACGATTCGCTCAAGGCCATGGAGAAAGAGAAGGACATCAGCGAAGACGAGAAGAAAAAAGGCGAAGCCGACGTGCAGAAGCTGACCGATGACTATGTCAAGGAAAGCGATCAAGCCTTTGTTGCCAAGGAAAAAGAAATTCTCGAAATCTAA
- the pyrH gene encoding UMP kinase codes for MNKARYNRVLLKLSGEALAGEQSFGIEPEAINQFAREIAEVAATGLQLALVIGGGNIFRGMAASAKGMDRAQGDYMGMLATVMNALAVQDALEKHGCDTRVMTAISMAEVAEPYIRRRAQRHMDKGRVVICAAGTGNPYFTTDSAAALRALELKCDAIFKATKVDGIYDKDPAKYADAVKYDTVSYIETLEKRLGVMDSTAISMARDNDLPIIVFNLYEEGNIRKAANGEPIGTTVQGGD; via the coding sequence ATGAACAAAGCGCGGTATAACCGGGTATTGCTCAAGCTCAGCGGCGAAGCTCTTGCCGGTGAACAAAGCTTTGGCATAGAACCGGAAGCCATTAACCAGTTTGCCAGGGAGATCGCCGAAGTCGCGGCCACAGGGCTACAACTCGCCCTCGTCATCGGTGGTGGAAATATCTTTCGAGGCATGGCAGCCAGTGCCAAAGGCATGGACCGGGCACAAGGTGACTACATGGGGATGTTGGCAACCGTCATGAATGCTCTCGCTGTTCAGGATGCGCTGGAAAAACATGGGTGCGACACCCGCGTCATGACAGCTATATCCATGGCAGAGGTGGCTGAACCATATATTCGCCGCCGGGCACAACGCCACATGGATAAAGGCCGCGTAGTCATTTGCGCGGCCGGAACAGGCAACCCGTATTTTACCACCGACTCTGCAGCCGCCCTTCGTGCATTGGAACTCAAATGCGATGCAATCTTCAAGGCAACCAAAGTGGACGGTATATACGATAAAGATCCTGCCAAATACGCCGATGCTGTCAAGTACGATACAGTTTCCTACATAGAAACATTGGAAAAACGCCTCGGAGTTATGGACTCCACAGCCATTTCCATGGCACGAGACAACGACCTGCCGATCATTGTTTTCAATCTCTATGAAGAAGGTAACATCCGCAAGGCAGCCAACGGAGAACCCATAGGAACGACAGTTCAAGGAGGAGACTAA
- the tsf gene encoding translation elongation factor Ts produces the protein MAITASQVKELREKTGAGMMDCKKALVESGGDEEKAIMYLREKGLSKAAKKAGRATSEGLVTPYISEDGKTAVIAELLCETDFVAKGDDFVAYANALSEKIAELDVTTGSAADLPAEIADVTDLIAKLGENMGVGRFAKFTTEGVLGVYIHSNNKLGAIVEVTGSDDVEMAKDIAMHVAAMNPSCITSAELPQDILEKEKALYMKQAMDEGKPENIAEKIVIGRLNKFYSEVCLINQSYIKEDKKSVKDILGKAEVAGFVRLALGEDAKEEESED, from the coding sequence ATGGCTATCACTGCATCTCAGGTTAAGGAACTGCGCGAGAAGACCGGCGCAGGCATGATGGATTGCAAAAAAGCCCTGGTAGAATCCGGTGGCGATGAGGAAAAAGCAATCATGTACCTTCGCGAGAAGGGCCTGTCCAAGGCTGCCAAAAAAGCCGGACGCGCCACATCTGAAGGACTCGTCACCCCTTACATCAGTGAAGATGGCAAGACTGCCGTTATTGCTGAATTGCTGTGTGAAACCGACTTCGTTGCAAAAGGGGACGATTTTGTCGCCTATGCAAATGCTCTCTCCGAGAAAATAGCAGAACTGGATGTCACTACTGGCTCCGCTGCCGATCTGCCCGCAGAGATAGCTGACGTAACCGACCTCATCGCCAAGTTGGGCGAGAACATGGGCGTTGGTCGTTTTGCCAAGTTCACAACCGAAGGCGTACTCGGTGTCTACATCCACTCCAACAACAAACTCGGTGCCATTGTCGAAGTGACTGGCTCTGATGATGTTGAGATGGCTAAAGACATCGCCATGCACGTTGCGGCCATGAACCCATCCTGTATTACTTCTGCAGAACTGCCTCAGGACATTCTGGAGAAGGAAAAAGCCCTGTACATGAAACAGGCCATGGATGAAGGGAAGCCCGAGAACATCGCTGAAAAGATCGTCATCGGTCGACTCAACAAATTCTACTCTGAGGTATGCCTGATCAATCAGTCCTACATCAAGGAAGATAAAAAGTCCGTTAAGGACATCCTCGGCAAAGCCGAGGTCGCAGGCTTTGTGCGACTTGCCCTAGGGGAAGACGCCAAGGAAGAAGAAAGCGAAGACTAA
- the rpsB gene encoding 30S ribosomal protein S2: MAYVTMKQMLETGVHFGHQTRRWNPKMRPYIFGARNGIHIMDLQQTVKMFATAHDFIVNTVAKGGKVLFIGTKRQAQEAVTQEAERAGMFFVTHRWMGGTLTNFQTIKRSIDRLKNLEQMFEDGSISRYTKKEAVGMNREVKKLNLALGGIKDMHDAPKAAFVIDPKREHIAIQECRKLGIPVVAVVDSNCDPDMVDYIIPGNDDAIRAIKLFATHMADACIEGSAMQKDFAAKAAEEAKAAKAEAPKTEEKAQAPAEAPAQEK, translated from the coding sequence ATGGCTTACGTTACTATGAAGCAGATGCTGGAAACCGGCGTCCACTTCGGCCACCAGACCCGCCGTTGGAACCCCAAAATGCGCCCCTACATCTTCGGCGCACGCAACGGTATTCACATCATGGATCTGCAGCAGACCGTCAAGATGTTTGCGACCGCCCATGACTTCATCGTCAACACCGTCGCCAAAGGCGGCAAAGTCCTGTTCATCGGCACCAAGCGTCAAGCTCAGGAAGCTGTCACACAGGAAGCGGAACGCGCTGGCATGTTCTTCGTCACTCACCGCTGGATGGGTGGCACACTGACAAACTTCCAGACCATCAAACGCTCCATCGACCGCCTCAAGAATCTCGAGCAGATGTTCGAAGATGGTTCCATTTCCCGCTACACCAAAAAGGAAGCAGTGGGCATGAACCGCGAGGTCAAGAAACTGAACCTTGCTCTGGGCGGAATCAAGGACATGCACGATGCTCCGAAGGCTGCTTTTGTCATTGATCCCAAGCGTGAACACATCGCCATTCAGGAATGCCGCAAATTGGGTATCCCTGTTGTCGCCGTTGTTGACTCCAATTGCGATCCCGACATGGTAGACTACATCATCCCCGGCAATGACGATGCAATCCGCGCCATCAAGCTGTTTGCCACTCACATGGCCGATGCCTGCATCGAGGGAAGCGCAATGCAAAAAGATTTCGCAGCCAAAGCTGCCGAGGAAGCCAAAGCCGCCAAAGCTGAAGCCCCTAAAACCGAAGAAAAGGCTCAGGCTCCTGCCGAAGCCCCTGCTCAGGAGAAGTAA
- a CDS encoding glycosyltransferase family A protein, with protein MNDIYTPTDRFEELDRINLDAVFKVLGKVEDNLYLDHEMCSVFLARILNDQTANSHPKTVDTITRLLRKSIALSPFNHMTLNLAAQLSGDPLLLERAKKIARFEDAPSLMDMRRVMSSPSALQRRINILEDILTQRPGHIVAASQRLLLDYYQGNEPGPWLSKIVIPPFAQPQWDERLFLHYSELGMAEDALRLWPSLIQSNRTSEVLLNRAAEMFAQTGETLQAIDLYEKSLTQDPAQGPVRYRLSELKGPTLPDMGLLDTSNVTICIYSWNKADDLKMTLESLAKTTLGPAKIRILLNGCTDNSEAVTESARSLFPDNDFQTLVLPVNVGAPAARNWLGSLPEVRQSEFVAYLDDDVELPSDWLGHYLTEMQKHPTASVVGSKVIFGSNQRMIQYLYRSFSLAEPGLLKLTDPTSIALTDIGQYDFCRSTDHVMGCCHLLRMAHMPDGPDFDLRYSPSQVDDIAHDIKLRINGGEVRYCGLVKCIHHQNTGGGFMKKLTQPQLGQILGNDTKFYYFFQEHLSRIKEIMK; from the coding sequence ATGAACGACATCTATACCCCGACTGATCGTTTCGAAGAACTGGATCGCATTAATCTTGACGCTGTTTTCAAAGTCCTGGGAAAGGTGGAAGACAATCTCTATCTTGACCATGAGATGTGCTCCGTCTTTTTGGCACGCATACTAAATGACCAGACAGCCAATTCCCATCCGAAAACAGTTGATACAATTACGCGTCTTCTGCGCAAATCCATTGCACTCAGCCCATTCAATCACATGACATTAAATCTTGCGGCTCAACTTTCCGGAGACCCGCTCCTTCTGGAGCGAGCCAAGAAAATTGCACGATTTGAGGATGCCCCCTCACTCATGGATATGCGCCGAGTCATGTCGAGTCCGTCTGCTTTGCAGCGTCGAATCAATATATTGGAAGACATTCTCACCCAAAGGCCCGGACACATCGTCGCAGCCTCGCAACGCCTGCTGCTCGATTACTACCAAGGGAATGAACCAGGCCCATGGTTAAGCAAAATCGTCATCCCACCTTTTGCTCAGCCACAATGGGATGAACGCCTGTTTCTTCACTATTCAGAACTCGGTATGGCTGAAGACGCCCTGAGATTATGGCCCAGCCTCATTCAATCGAACAGAACTTCAGAGGTGCTCCTTAACCGTGCGGCTGAAATGTTTGCTCAAACAGGAGAGACACTTCAAGCGATTGATCTCTATGAGAAGTCACTCACCCAGGACCCTGCTCAAGGTCCGGTTAGGTACAGACTCAGCGAATTGAAAGGACCAACTCTTCCGGATATGGGACTTCTCGATACAAGCAATGTAACGATCTGCATTTATTCATGGAATAAAGCTGATGACCTCAAAATGACTTTGGAGAGTCTGGCAAAAACAACGCTTGGTCCGGCGAAGATTCGCATTCTTTTGAACGGGTGCACCGACAACAGTGAGGCTGTGACCGAATCAGCCCGCTCTCTCTTTCCTGACAACGACTTTCAAACTTTGGTTCTGCCCGTGAATGTGGGTGCTCCTGCTGCGAGGAACTGGCTTGGAAGCCTCCCTGAAGTCCGACAAAGTGAATTTGTGGCCTACCTTGATGACGATGTGGAATTACCCTCGGATTGGCTCGGTCATTACCTGACAGAAATGCAAAAGCACCCCACTGCTTCTGTGGTCGGGAGCAAAGTCATTTTCGGAAGCAACCAAAGGATGATTCAGTACCTCTACCGAAGCTTTTCCTTGGCAGAACCAGGCTTGCTCAAACTCACAGATCCCACTTCCATCGCCCTGACCGATATCGGCCAATATGACTTCTGCCGCTCCACAGATCATGTAATGGGGTGCTGTCACCTTCTTCGCATGGCTCATATGCCGGATGGTCCGGACTTTGATCTCCGATATTCGCCATCACAAGTTGACGACATTGCACATGACATCAAATTAAGGATCAACGGTGGAGAAGTTCGCTATTGTGGACTGGTCAAATGCATTCATCATCAAAACACAGGTGGCGGATTCATGAAAAAATTGACACAGCCACAACTCGGTCAGATTCTGGGAAATGATACAAAATTTTATTACTTTTTTCAGGAACATCTCAGCCGTATCAAAGAAATAATGAAATGA